A region of the Pseudarthrobacter sp. MM222 genome:
CTGCGCCATGGTCCACAGGTTGGTGGTGGTCCAGTAGATGAGGACGCCGATGGGGAAGTTAATGCCGCCCACACCGAAGACGATCGGCAGGATGTAGAGCATCATCTTCTGCTGGCGCATGAACGGGCTGGCCATGGCCTCTTCGGACATGTTCTTGGCCATGATCTGCTTCTGCGTGATGAACTGCGATGCCGTCATGGCAAGGATCATCACGATCGAGAGGATCCATACCGCCACCACATTGCCGCCCTCAGGCGTGCCGTGAAGCAGCGTTGCGGACAGCGGTGCGCCGAAGATGCTCGATTCGTCGAACTGCACCACCTGGTCGTGGCTCATGGCGCCGATGCCCTTGCCGCTGGCAGCCGCCGTCGTAATGCCGGAGAGCACCGTGAAGAGGGCGAAGAAGAACGGCATCTGGATCAGCATGGGCAGGCAGGCCGAGAACGGGTTGGTGCCGTGCTTCTTGTACATGGCCATCTGTTCCTGCGCCATGGCCTGGCGGGACAGCTGGTCGGTCTTGCCCTTGTACTTGTCCTGCAGCTTCTTCAGGTCGGGCTGCAGCAGCTGCATCCCGCGCTGGGCCTTGATCTGCTTCACGAACACGGGGATCAGGGCGGCGCGGATCACCAGCACCAGCCCGATGATGGACAGCGTCCAGGTCCAGCCGTTGGCCGCCGGCAGGCCGATAGTGCTCAGCCCATCATGGAAAGCGACCATGATGAACGAGACCAGCCACTTGAACGGAAACATGAGTGTTTCAAAGAAGTCCATACGATATCCCTATTCGTTAGGCCGCAAGGCGGCCTTCTCCATCAGACTGAGCAGCCAGGTACTTGTCCGGATTGTTCAGTACAACAATTGTGGGGGTGCGGCCTTCGGGCC
Encoded here:
- the yidC gene encoding membrane protein insertase YidC, whose amino-acid sequence is MDFFETLMFPFKWLVSFIMVAFHDGLSTIGLPAANGWTWTLSIIGLVLVIRAALIPVFVKQIKAQRGMQLLQPDLKKLQDKYKGKTDQLSRQAMAQEQMAMYKKHGTNPFSACLPMLIQMPFFFALFTVLSGITTAAASGKGIGAMSHDQVVQFDESSIFGAPLSATLLHGTPEGGNVVAVWILSIVMILAMTASQFITQKQIMAKNMSEEAMASPFMRQQKMMLYILPIVFGVGGINFPIGVLIYWTTTNLWTMAQQFFVIRRMPTPGSPAAKALAERRAAKGLPALPLTGARKADAEAAEAAAVAAMQAKAQRVQPQRKNRKRK